In Brienomyrus brachyistius isolate T26 chromosome 14, BBRACH_0.4, whole genome shotgun sequence, the following proteins share a genomic window:
- the tedc1 gene encoding tubulin epsilon and delta complex protein 1: MQRNKSLKVKEVIESLCKLLCALGVQSVPGAETFRRAKFNKPDAVPEMWQLLYSIYVKAFQFDCEFQVPHKPDLGAQVSLVRSMLVHYGYGAQRLCGDRSQWDEVGSRDLLLALGWLLSTGSLLESLLWEAVQGPDVLPGVTRMSFTVPSSLDAPVTLKGEEDPPLGTEEWERALRRLQWQRGKLTFMRRSLLAAQEERARVLHQVLHSTRCTGDSQHRDAKTHLSTAAAGRSKELERLQMGTRILERYLDWKLLEGLFWSWMGSVIDAQLADPPPSVPEEAATTESKTSASGGGCRQVGGPRGDVECLSAKLYSLLSEIRGMWAERGRGAPPRERLQDVAGIPHVEQAEIQGRVRARMQDLAEAYTPTKLTTSYRPRLHEPPCSQADAGSRRTRCRGGALASELIAELREKEAVLLRELGRLWRGEREEILEQASKLEGVVLIPPPKR, from the exons ATGCAACGGAATAAAAGTTTGAAGGTTAAAGAGGTGATCGAATCTCTTTGTAAACTTCTGTGTGCGCTGGGAGTTCAGTCTGTccccggagcagagaccttcaGACGGGCTAAATTCAACAAGCCGGATGCG GTACCGGAGATGTGGCAGCTGCTGTACAGTATTTATGTGAAGGCTTTTCAGTTTGACTGCGAATTCCAGGTCCCACATAAGCCCGATCtag GTGCTCAGGTAAGCCTAGTGAGGAGCATgctggtgcattatgggtatgGAGCCCAGAGGCTGTGTGGTGACAGGAGCCAGTGGGATGAAGTTGGAAGCCGTGACCTGCTGCTTGCCTTGGGCTGGCTGCTGTCAACAGGAAGCCTGTTGGAGAGCCTTCTGTGGGAGGCAGTGCAGGGCCCAGATGTTCTGCCAGGAGTCACCAGA ATGTCTTTCACAGTACCCAGCAGTTTGGATGCACCTGTTACCCTGAAAGGAGAAGAAGACCCCCCCCTAGGGACAGAGGAGTGGGAGCGCGCTCTGAGAAGGCTGCAGTGGCAGCGTGGGAAGTTGACCTTCATGAGACGCTCCCTTCTGGCTGCACAAGAGGAGAGAGCCAGGGTTCTACACCAG GTCCTGCACTCCACCAGGTGCACTGGTGACTCTCAGCACCGTGATGCGAAGAcccacctcagcacagctgccgcAGGGCGCAGCAAG GAGCTGGAGAGGTTGCAGATGGGAACCCGCATCCTGGAGAGATACCTGGACTGGAAGCTCTTAGAAGGCCTGTTCTGGAGTTGGATG GGCAGCGTGATTGATGCCCAGCTGGCCGATCCCCCCCCCTCTGTTCCAGAGGAGGCCGCCACCACTGAGTCGAAGACCTCGGCCAGTGGCGGGGGCTGCCGGCAAGTGGGAGGGCCCAGGGGAGACGTGGAGTGCCTCTCTGCAAAGCTGTACTCGCTGCTGTCAGAGATTAGGGGCATGTGGGCGGAGCGAGGGAGAGGAGCCCCACCCAGA GAGAGACTGCAGGATGTTGCTGGGATCCCTCATGTAGAGCAGGCTGAGATCCAGGGGAGAGTGAGGGCCAGAATGCAGGACCTTGCAGAGGCCTACACTCCCACCAAGTTGACGACGAGCTACAGGCCGCGTCTTCACGAGCCCCCATGCTCCCAGGCCGACGCCGGATCGCGGCGCACAAGGTGTCGCGGTGGCGCCCTGGCTTCTGAGCTCATAGCGGAGCTGCGAGAGAAAGAAGCCGTGTTACTGCGTGAACTGGGCCGATTGTGGcggggggagagggaggagaTACTGGAGCAGGCGAGCAAACTGGAGGGCGTAGTGCTAATCCCCCCTCCGAAGAGATGA
- the dnal1 gene encoding dynein axonemal light chain 1 isoform X1, whose amino-acid sequence MAKATTIKEALIKWEEKTGEKAGEANAVKLYAQIPPVEKMDASLSTLINCERLSLSTNCIEKIANLNGLKNLRILSLGRNNIKNLNGLEAVGDTLEELWISYNLIEKLKGIHVMKKLKVLYMSNNLVKEWAEYVKLADLPALVDLVFVGNPLEEKYSAEGNWIEEATKRLPKLKKLDGNPVIKQDEEDGEGDS is encoded by the exons ATG GCAAAGGCAACAACTATAAAAGAAGCCTTAATAAAATGG GAGGAAAAAACTGGAGAGAAAGCAGGGGAGGCAAATGCAGTGAAGCTGTATGCTCAGATCCCGCCCGTCGAGAAGATGGATGCCTCCTTGTCCACCCTCATCAACTGCGA GAGATTGTCCTTATCTACTAACTGCATTGAGAAAATTGCCAACTTGAATGGCCTGA AAAATCTAAGGATATTGTCTTTGGGACGAAACAATATAAAGAACCTTAATGGACTG GAAGCGGTGGGAGATACCCTGGAGGAACTATGGATATCCTACAATCTTATTGAGAAGCTGAAGGGGATTCATGTTATGAAGAAGCTGAAAGTTCTGTATATGTCcaacaaccttgtgaaggagTGGG CCGAGTATGTTAAATTAGCAGACCTTCCTGCATTGGTTGATCTGGTATTTGTGGGAAACCCACTTGAGGAGAAGTATTCTGCTGAAGGAAATTGGATTGAGGAAGCCACCAAAAGACTCCCTAAACTAAAGAAACTTGACG GGAACCCTGTGATCAAGCAAGATGAGGAGGATGGAGAAGGAGACAGTTAA
- the dnal1 gene encoding dynein axonemal light chain 1 isoform X2, whose translation MLRSRPSRRWMPPCPPSSTATAVSPCEFTTPFLNSSSFVCAPLSRRLSLSTNCIEKIANLNGLKNLRILSLGRNNIKNLNGLEAVGDTLEELWISYNLIEKLKGIHVMKKLKVLYMSNNLVKEWAEYVKLADLPALVDLVFVGNPLEEKYSAEGNWIEEATKRLPKLKKLDGNPVIKQDEEDGEGDS comes from the exons ATGCTCAGATCCCGCCCGTCGAGAAGATGGATGCCTCCTTGTCCACCCTCATCAACTGCGA CTGCTGTGAGCCCTTGTGAATTTACTACCCCATTCCTGAACTCCTCTTCATTTGTCTGTGCGCCTCTGTCCAGGAGATTGTCCTTATCTACTAACTGCATTGAGAAAATTGCCAACTTGAATGGCCTGA AAAATCTAAGGATATTGTCTTTGGGACGAAACAATATAAAGAACCTTAATGGACTG GAAGCGGTGGGAGATACCCTGGAGGAACTATGGATATCCTACAATCTTATTGAGAAGCTGAAGGGGATTCATGTTATGAAGAAGCTGAAAGTTCTGTATATGTCcaacaaccttgtgaaggagTGGG CCGAGTATGTTAAATTAGCAGACCTTCCTGCATTGGTTGATCTGGTATTTGTGGGAAACCCACTTGAGGAGAAGTATTCTGCTGAAGGAAATTGGATTGAGGAAGCCACCAAAAGACTCCCTAAACTAAAGAAACTTGACG GGAACCCTGTGATCAAGCAAGATGAGGAGGATGGAGAAGGAGACAGTTAA